A genomic segment from Nocardia cyriacigeorgica GUH-2 encodes:
- a CDS encoding phosphatidylinositol mannoside acyltransferase translates to MNLKATAVDLGYAAGWGLVRALPQRWALALFDRAAARSVRDGGPDQLRRNLARVLGTTPGQVPDELMRASMSSYARYWCEAFRLPSMDPVAMADVIESSATGLEHLRAAVDSGTGAVLALPHSGNWDLAGLWVVQRIGAPTVVAERLQPESLYRRFVRFREGLGFEIIPLTGAATPPFTQLTERIRQGRVVCLLGERDLSGKGVPVTFFGEPAQMPAGPARLAIDTGAPLLPVHCWFTPDGWGFSVGAPIDTTGGVQPTTQALADAFATAIAAHPADWHMLQPLWTADLQGRERKSQAR, encoded by the coding sequence ATGAATCTGAAAGCCACGGCCGTGGACCTCGGGTACGCGGCGGGCTGGGGGCTGGTGCGGGCGCTGCCGCAGCGGTGGGCGTTGGCCCTGTTCGACCGCGCGGCCGCTCGGTCGGTGCGCGACGGGGGCCCTGATCAGTTGCGGCGCAACCTGGCTCGGGTGCTCGGCACCACGCCCGGCCAGGTGCCCGACGAGCTCATGCGCGCGAGCATGAGCTCCTACGCGCGCTATTGGTGCGAAGCGTTCCGGCTGCCGTCGATGGATCCGGTCGCGATGGCCGACGTCATCGAGTCCTCGGCCACCGGTCTCGAGCACCTGCGGGCCGCGGTGGACAGCGGAACCGGTGCGGTGCTGGCGCTTCCGCACAGCGGCAACTGGGACCTGGCGGGACTATGGGTGGTGCAGCGCATCGGCGCGCCGACAGTGGTCGCCGAGCGGCTGCAGCCGGAATCGCTGTACCGGCGGTTCGTGCGCTTCCGCGAGGGTCTCGGCTTCGAGATCATCCCGCTCACCGGCGCTGCCACGCCGCCGTTCACGCAGCTGACCGAGCGCATCCGGCAGGGCCGCGTGGTATGCCTGCTCGGCGAGCGTGACCTGTCCGGCAAGGGCGTGCCGGTCACCTTCTTCGGCGAACCGGCCCAGATGCCCGCGGGCCCCGCGCGCCTCGCCATCGACACCGGCGCACCGCTGCTCCCCGTGCATTGCTGGTTCACCCCCGACGGCTGGGGATTCAGCGTCGGCGCCCCGATCGACACCACCGGCGGAGTCCAGCCGACCACCCAAGCCTTGGCCGACGCCTTCGCCACCGCCATCGCCGCCCACCCCGCCGACTGGCACATGCTGCAACCGCTGTGGACGGCCGATCTCCAGGGGCGGGAGCGGAAGTCCCAGGCGCGCTGA
- the coaA gene encoding type I pantothenate kinase, with protein MARMSEPSPYVEFDRKQWRTLRKSTPLVLTEEELRGLRGLGEQIDLEEVAEVYLPLARLIHLQVAARQRLFAATATFLGEKHPDRQVPFVIGVAGSVAVGKSTTARVLQALLARWDHHPRVDLVTTDGFLYPTAELTRRGIMHRKGFPESYDRRKLLRFVTEVKSGAPEVCAPMYSHISYDIVPDQFHCVRQPDILIVEGLNVLQTGPRLMVSDLFDFSIYVDARIEDIENWYVQRFLSLRKTGFADPKAHFHHYARFTDEEATAAAKDIWNSTNRPNLVENILPTRPRATLVLRKDSDHTINRLRLRKL; from the coding sequence TCCACTGGTGCTCACCGAGGAAGAACTGCGCGGCCTGCGTGGTCTGGGTGAACAGATCGATCTGGAAGAGGTCGCCGAGGTCTATCTTCCGCTGGCCCGGCTCATTCATTTGCAGGTCGCCGCACGTCAGCGGCTGTTCGCGGCCACCGCGACCTTCCTCGGGGAAAAACATCCGGACCGGCAGGTGCCGTTCGTGATCGGCGTCGCCGGCAGTGTCGCGGTGGGTAAATCCACCACCGCGCGCGTGCTGCAAGCACTACTGGCGCGCTGGGATCATCATCCCCGAGTGGATTTGGTCACAACCGACGGGTTCCTCTATCCCACTGCCGAACTCACCCGCCGCGGCATCATGCATCGCAAAGGATTCCCGGAGAGCTACGACCGCCGCAAACTGCTGCGTTTCGTCACCGAGGTGAAATCCGGTGCTCCCGAGGTGTGCGCGCCGATGTATTCGCATATCTCCTACGACATCGTCCCGGATCAGTTCCATTGCGTGCGCCAGCCCGACATTCTCATCGTCGAGGGTCTCAATGTCTTGCAGACCGGCCCGCGGCTGATGGTGTCGGATCTGTTCGACTTCTCCATCTACGTCGACGCCCGCATCGAGGACATCGAGAACTGGTACGTGCAAAGGTTTCTCAGCCTGCGCAAGACCGGGTTCGCCGATCCGAAGGCGCATTTCCACCATTACGCCCGCTTCACCGACGAGGAAGCCACGGCGGCGGCCAAGGACATCTGGAACTCGACCAACCGGCCGAATCTGGTGGAGAACATCCTGCCGACCCGGCCGCGCGCGACGCTGGTGTTGCGCAAGGATTCCGATCACACCATCAATCGGCTGCGCCTGCGGAAGTTGTGA
- a CDS encoding thioredoxin domain-containing protein, with product MNRLATATSPYLRQHADNPVHWREWDADALAEAAARDVPILLSIGYASCHWCHVMAHESFADPETAALMNDNYVCIKVDREERPDLDAVYMNATVAMTGQGGWPMTCFLTPAGEPFYCGTYYPKVPRGGMPSFGQLLTAVADTWRNRRDEVNLASSQVVEALRGQAGGLPDSELSLTAELLDHAVAAVLRDVDDEHGGFGGAPKFPPSALMEGLLRSWERTGDDKVLDVVRRTGAAMARGGIYDQIRGGFARYSVDAAWVVPHFEKMLYDNAQLLRAYAHLARRVPDDDLPRRVTAEIVEFLCDDLGTEQGGFASALDADTHIAPGEPGIEGATYVWSPAELVAALGPIDGAWAAEVFGVTTAGNFEQGTSVPTRYTDPDDTARFERIRSALRTERARRPQPDRDDKVVTAWNGMAITALVEAATTQGRDDWLDAAIRCARFLLAEHVVGDRVLRASLGGSAGTAPGVLEDYAWLATGLLALHQATGEIDWLEHAQRLLDSAIEHFADPDAPGSWFDTADDAETLVARPRDPIDGATPAGASSLAEALLTASACSAPDRAVRYRELADRTLDRGTVVLAKAPRSAGQWLTVAEAALHGPIAVAIATNDRAASADLLTEARTAAPGGALVLAAEPDSVPLLADRPPVDGAAAAYVCRGSVCDLPVTTADALRESLSR from the coding sequence GTGAATCGATTGGCCACCGCGACCTCGCCGTATCTGCGTCAGCACGCCGACAATCCGGTGCACTGGCGGGAATGGGATGCCGATGCGCTGGCGGAGGCGGCGGCGCGGGATGTGCCGATCCTGCTGTCCATCGGGTACGCCTCCTGCCACTGGTGTCATGTGATGGCGCACGAGTCGTTCGCTGATCCGGAGACGGCGGCGTTGATGAACGACAACTACGTCTGCATCAAGGTCGATCGCGAGGAGCGGCCCGACCTGGACGCGGTGTACATGAACGCCACCGTCGCCATGACCGGGCAGGGCGGCTGGCCGATGACGTGCTTCCTCACCCCGGCCGGTGAGCCGTTCTACTGCGGCACCTACTACCCGAAGGTGCCGCGCGGTGGCATGCCGTCGTTCGGCCAGTTGCTGACGGCGGTCGCCGACACCTGGCGCAACCGGCGCGACGAGGTGAATCTGGCATCGTCGCAGGTGGTCGAGGCGCTGCGCGGGCAGGCGGGCGGGCTGCCCGACAGCGAGCTGTCCCTCACCGCCGAACTGCTCGATCACGCGGTCGCGGCGGTGCTGCGCGATGTGGACGATGAGCACGGCGGCTTCGGCGGTGCACCGAAATTCCCGCCGTCGGCGTTGATGGAGGGGTTGCTGCGCAGCTGGGAACGCACCGGCGACGACAAGGTGCTCGATGTGGTCCGCCGGACCGGTGCGGCCATGGCGCGCGGCGGCATCTACGACCAGATCCGCGGTGGGTTCGCGCGGTACTCGGTCGACGCCGCCTGGGTGGTGCCGCATTTCGAGAAGATGCTCTACGACAACGCCCAGCTGCTGCGCGCCTACGCCCATCTCGCGCGCCGGGTGCCAGACGACGATCTGCCGCGCCGGGTCACCGCCGAGATCGTGGAATTCCTGTGCGACGACCTGGGCACCGAGCAGGGCGGATTCGCCTCCGCGCTCGACGCCGACACTCACATCGCGCCGGGCGAGCCGGGCATCGAGGGCGCGACGTATGTGTGGTCGCCCGCCGAACTCGTCGCCGCGCTGGGCCCGATCGATGGCGCCTGGGCGGCCGAGGTCTTCGGCGTCACCACGGCAGGCAACTTCGAGCAGGGCACCTCGGTGCCGACTCGCTACACCGACCCCGACGACACCGCCCGATTCGAGCGGATCCGCTCGGCCCTGCGCACCGAGCGCGCCCGCAGGCCGCAACCGGATCGCGACGACAAGGTGGTCACCGCCTGGAACGGGATGGCGATCACCGCGCTCGTGGAGGCCGCCACCACGCAGGGCCGCGACGACTGGCTGGACGCGGCGATTCGGTGCGCCCGGTTCCTGCTGGCCGAACACGTCGTCGGCGATCGAGTACTGCGTGCCTCGCTCGGCGGCAGCGCCGGCACCGCGCCCGGCGTGCTCGAGGACTACGCCTGGCTCGCCACCGGCCTGCTCGCCTTGCACCAGGCCACTGGCGAAATCGACTGGCTCGAGCATGCGCAGCGGCTACTCGATTCGGCCATCGAGCATTTCGCCGATCCGGACGCCCCCGGCAGCTGGTTCGACACCGCCGACGACGCTGAAACCCTCGTCGCCCGCCCCCGCGACCCGATCGACGGCGCCACTCCGGCGGGAGCGTCGTCGCTGGCCGAGGCGCTGCTCACCGCGTCGGCTTGCAGTGCGCCCGACCGTGCCGTCCGCTACCGCGAACTCGCCGACCGCACTCTCGACCGCGGCACCGTGGTGCTGGCCAAGGCCCCACGCTCGGCCGGGCAGTGGTTGACCGTCGCCGAGGCGGCGTTGCACGGACCGATCGCGGTCGCCATCGCGACGAACGACCGCGCCGCCTCCGCCGACCTGCTGACCGAAGCCCGCACGGCGGCCCCCGGCGGCGCGCTCGTCCTTGCGGCCGAACCGGATTCGGTTCCGCTACTCGCCGACCGCCCACCCGTCGACGGTGCGGCGGCCGCCTACGTCTGCCGCGGATCGGTCTGTGATCTGCCGGTCACGACCGCCGATGCGCTTCGGGAGTCGTTGAGCCGCTGA
- a CDS encoding adenylate/guanylate cyclase domain-containing protein has protein sequence MIARLVVWALRARWGLAAVVITCNLSGLAVIVTQLWLGGFFDRLGPDILRALAIVAIYPAIGFGVGIVLAIRDRTVYFAWLDQTRKPTPDEARRLLRLPIAITTRALALWLPGVIIASAVLARVTEQDDLAVMASMFIIGGLESGGLTFLIVDRLIRPTIPIVAGVLGATMHWSSTVFVRVVLTWAVSGAMPLSMLIVVLADPVSGPSDRIRTGIYVAALGIVVGALATATLARAVAAPMRKLRMALDQITHGDLDVRVSVGSASEIGRLEHSVNQLAAALRERTRMRDVFGRHVGDEVAERALAGGVDLTGDVRVVSALFVDVTGSVEISTGLPPQEFVAKLNRLLSIVVAATEDNNGLVNKFEGDAALCIFGAPLALRDNATPALRAARRIRDEVLATGELDIGIGVARGQVFAGDVGTDTRLEFTVIGDAVNEAARLTTAAKAVHRRILVSESVIEAAAPHERAKWEPYGELPLRGMSDPTPSWTDLPQDETPSADPVADDGTASADPPRPAPAPTGDPTAGPA, from the coding sequence ATGATCGCCCGTCTGGTGGTCTGGGCGCTACGGGCGCGCTGGGGCCTGGCCGCGGTGGTGATCACCTGCAATCTCAGCGGTCTCGCCGTCATCGTCACCCAGCTGTGGCTCGGCGGATTCTTCGACCGGCTCGGCCCCGACATCCTGCGCGCGCTCGCCATCGTCGCGATCTACCCGGCCATCGGCTTCGGCGTCGGCATCGTCTTGGCCATCCGCGACCGCACCGTTTATTTCGCCTGGCTCGACCAGACCCGCAAACCCACCCCCGACGAGGCGCGCCGCCTGCTGCGGCTGCCCATCGCCATCACCACCCGCGCGCTGGCGCTGTGGCTGCCCGGGGTGATCATCGCCTCCGCCGTGCTGGCCCGGGTGACCGAGCAGGACGATCTGGCGGTGATGGCGTCGATGTTCATCATCGGCGGGCTGGAATCGGGCGGGCTCACCTTCCTGATCGTGGACCGGCTGATCCGCCCGACCATCCCGATCGTGGCCGGTGTGCTGGGCGCGACGATGCACTGGAGTTCCACGGTGTTCGTGCGCGTGGTGCTGACCTGGGCGGTGTCGGGTGCGATGCCGCTGTCGATGTTGATCGTGGTGCTGGCCGATCCGGTGTCCGGGCCGTCGGATCGCATTCGCACCGGTATCTATGTGGCCGCGCTCGGCATCGTCGTCGGGGCGCTGGCCACCGCGACGCTGGCCCGCGCGGTCGCCGCGCCGATGCGGAAGCTGCGGATGGCGCTGGACCAGATCACCCACGGCGATCTCGATGTGCGGGTGTCGGTGGGAAGTGCCAGCGAGATCGGGCGGCTGGAGCATTCGGTCAATCAGCTGGCGGCCGCGTTGCGGGAACGGACCCGGATGCGCGATGTGTTCGGCAGGCACGTCGGTGACGAGGTGGCCGAGCGGGCGCTGGCCGGCGGAGTGGACCTGACCGGCGACGTGCGAGTGGTGTCGGCGCTGTTCGTCGACGTGACCGGTTCGGTGGAGATCTCCACCGGCCTGCCGCCGCAGGAGTTCGTGGCCAAGCTCAACCGGCTGCTGTCCATCGTCGTCGCGGCCACCGAAGACAACAACGGGCTGGTCAACAAGTTCGAAGGCGATGCCGCGCTGTGCATCTTCGGCGCCCCGCTCGCCCTGCGCGACAACGCCACTCCCGCGCTGCGGGCCGCCCGCCGCATCCGCGACGAGGTGCTGGCCACCGGCGAACTCGATATCGGTATCGGAGTGGCGCGCGGTCAGGTGTTCGCCGGTGATGTGGGCACCGATACCCGGCTGGAGTTCACCGTCATCGGTGACGCCGTCAACGAGGCCGCGCGCCTGACCACCGCCGCCAAGGCCGTGCACCGCCGAATCCTGGTGAGCGAGTCGGTGATCGAGGCCGCGGCACCGCACGAACGCGCCAAGTGGGAGCCCTACGGTGAACTGCCGCTGCGCGGAATGAGCGATCCGACGCCGTCGTGGACCGATCTGCCGCAGGACGAGACGCCATCGGCAGATCCGGTGGCAGACGATGGAACCGCCTCTGCCGACCCTCCGCGCCCGGCACCCGCTCCCACCGGTGACCCGACCGCCGGACCCGCCTGA
- a CDS encoding VOC family protein, which translates to MTTTQGIKTVLHPVKDLEAAKQVYTALLGVAPQTDSPYYVGYDAEGQHIGLVPEGGPQQMTSPVAYWHVDDIEAKLGELEAAGATVKEPAREVGGGRVVAAVTDVDGNVLGLIQDK; encoded by the coding sequence ATGACCACCACTCAGGGAATCAAGACCGTCCTGCACCCGGTGAAGGACCTCGAGGCCGCCAAGCAGGTGTACACCGCGCTGCTCGGGGTCGCGCCGCAGACCGATTCGCCTTACTACGTCGGCTACGACGCCGAAGGCCAGCACATCGGGCTGGTACCCGAGGGCGGGCCGCAGCAGATGACCTCGCCCGTCGCGTACTGGCACGTGGACGATATCGAGGCCAAGCTCGGCGAGCTCGAGGCGGCCGGGGCGACGGTGAAAGAACCGGCGCGCGAGGTAGGTGGGGGCCGGGTGGTCGCCGCCGTCACCGACGTCGACGGGAACGTTCTCGGGCTCATCCAGGACAAGTGA
- a CDS encoding glyoxalase gives MTSTASIQSVILEATDAAATQAFYDAAFGLGDKLRVRESQAPTSGFRGYVLSLVVSQPSTVDSLIGSAVDAGATIVKAAKKSFWGYGGVIAAPDGSIWKIATSAKKDTGPATREIDEFVVLLGVDNVKATKQFYVEQGLRVGKSFGSKYVEFEAPASAVKLALYGRKAAAKDAGVPAEGSGSHRIAFAADIAPCTDPDGFVWESAASLSPSA, from the coding sequence ATGACCAGCACCGCTTCCATCCAGTCCGTCATCCTCGAAGCCACCGACGCCGCGGCCACCCAAGCCTTCTACGACGCCGCGTTCGGCCTCGGCGACAAGCTGCGGGTGCGCGAATCGCAGGCGCCGACCAGCGGGTTCCGTGGCTACGTGTTGTCGCTGGTGGTCTCGCAGCCGAGCACGGTGGACAGCCTCATCGGCTCGGCCGTCGACGCCGGCGCGACCATCGTGAAGGCCGCCAAGAAGAGCTTCTGGGGCTACGGCGGCGTGATCGCGGCGCCGGACGGGTCCATCTGGAAGATCGCGACTTCGGCGAAGAAGGACACCGGGCCCGCCACCAGGGAGATCGACGAATTCGTTGTGCTGCTCGGGGTGGACAACGTCAAGGCGACCAAACAGTTCTACGTCGAGCAGGGGCTGCGCGTGGGCAAGAGCTTCGGCAGCAAGTACGTCGAGTTCGAGGCGCCGGCGTCGGCGGTGAAGCTGGCGCTCTACGGCCGCAAGGCCGCCGCCAAGGACGCCGGGGTGCCCGCCGAGGGCAGCGGCTCGCATCGCATCGCCTTCGCCGCCGACATCGCGCCCTGCACCGACCCGGACGGGTTCGTGTGGGAATCCGCCGCCAGCCTCAGCCCGTCCGCCTGA
- a CDS encoding allene oxide cyclase barrel-like domain-containing protein encodes MSYQRSSIGKVAGAVAGVGLLAGGLSACGADSEAAAPRVEIIEAAALTDQLAVTDVDKPGVSLGDTTVYSGGIHRDGRRVGHGGGACQNVHIEGDAITMQCVLTAQLERGSLTMQAVWVQGTSPLDLAITGGTGDYRDASGIARFWDIGTPDERMRAEITLPADE; translated from the coding sequence ATGTCGTACCAGAGATCGTCCATCGGGAAAGTGGCCGGCGCGGTGGCCGGGGTGGGCCTGCTGGCCGGAGGGCTGAGCGCGTGCGGGGCGGATTCCGAAGCGGCCGCGCCGCGGGTCGAGATCATCGAGGCCGCGGCCCTCACCGACCAGCTCGCGGTCACCGACGTCGACAAGCCGGGCGTGAGTCTCGGCGACACGACGGTCTACTCGGGCGGCATCCACCGCGACGGTCGTCGCGTCGGACACGGTGGCGGGGCCTGCCAGAACGTCCATATCGAGGGTGACGCGATCACCATGCAATGTGTGCTCACCGCCCAGCTCGAACGGGGATCGCTGACCATGCAGGCCGTGTGGGTCCAGGGCACCAGCCCGCTCGACCTGGCGATCACCGGCGGTACCGGTGACTACCGTGACGCGAGCGGCATCGCCCGGTTCTGGGATATCGGGACACCGGACGAGCGGATGCGCGCCGAAATCACACTTCCCGCAGACGAGTGA
- the trhA gene encoding PAQR family membrane homeostasis protein TrhA, with the protein MRGWIHTWAVGFAAVAVIALVAVATTVSATAVWSTLVYGLTVCLLFGVSAVYHRITWQTVRARIRMKRADHSMIFLFIAGSYTPFALLGLPGSTGRTLLIVVWAGALAGVALKLLWPTAPRWVGVPLYLLLGWAIVPVAGELYDNVGLAPLILLLVGGLIYSGGAILYATKWPNPWPEVFGHHEFFHAATVLAALAHYVAVWLVLLR; encoded by the coding sequence ATGCGCGGCTGGATCCACACCTGGGCGGTCGGGTTCGCGGCGGTCGCGGTGATCGCCCTGGTCGCCGTCGCGACCACGGTCTCGGCCACCGCGGTGTGGTCGACGCTGGTCTACGGGCTCACCGTCTGCCTGCTGTTCGGGGTCAGCGCCGTCTACCACCGGATCACCTGGCAGACCGTGCGCGCCCGCATCCGGATGAAGCGCGCCGATCACTCGATGATCTTCCTGTTCATCGCGGGCAGCTATACCCCGTTCGCGCTGCTCGGCCTGCCCGGTTCCACCGGACGCACCCTGCTGATCGTGGTGTGGGCCGGCGCGCTGGCCGGTGTCGCGTTGAAACTGCTGTGGCCCACCGCGCCGCGCTGGGTGGGGGTGCCGCTGTATCTGCTGCTCGGCTGGGCGATCGTGCCGGTGGCCGGCGAGCTCTACGACAATGTGGGCCTGGCCCCGCTGATCCTGCTGCTGGTGGGCGGGCTGATCTACAGCGGCGGCGCCATCCTCTACGCCACCAAATGGCCGAATCCGTGGCCGGAAGTCTTCGGCCATCACGAGTTCTTCCATGCCGCGACGGTGCTCGCGGCGCTGGCGCACTACGTTGCGGTTTGGCTGGTGCTGCTGCGCTGA
- a CDS encoding DoxX family protein — protein MNIATAATLIVTALATLAAAVSDLARNRWTLDNMTKYGVPHSWIVPLGLVKLAGALGLLGGLAFPALGIAAAAGLVLYFVGAVATLARARGFADLVYPGFYLVLAGASLVLAIAATGSGR, from the coding sequence ATGAACATCGCAACGGCCGCAACCCTGATCGTCACCGCCCTCGCCACCCTCGCGGCGGCGGTCTCCGATCTCGCTCGCAACCGGTGGACGCTCGACAACATGACCAAGTACGGAGTCCCGCACTCCTGGATCGTCCCGCTGGGCCTGGTGAAACTCGCGGGCGCGCTCGGATTGCTCGGCGGCCTGGCGTTTCCGGCGTTGGGCATCGCCGCCGCGGCAGGCTTGGTGCTGTACTTCGTCGGCGCGGTGGCGACGCTGGCCCGTGCCCGCGGCTTCGCCGATCTGGTCTATCCGGGGTTCTATCTCGTGCTTGCCGGTGCGTCGCTGGTGTTGGCGATCGCCGCGACCGGATCCGGGCGCTGA
- a CDS encoding isoprenyl transferase, which produces MDAVEFPSRVRGFPYRVYEARLAKQLAGKQHPRHVAVMCDGNRRWARENGFTDVSHGHRVGALKIAELVGWCEAAGIEMVTVYLLSTENLRRDPEELETLFEVITDVVEELSAPDQNWSVRLVGSLDGFPELIAKRLRTAAERTSGRNGVHVNVAVGYGGRQEITDAVRSLVRQEIAAGETGEDLVQSITVNAIGQHLYTSGQPDPDLVIRTSGEQRLSGFLLWQSAYSEIWFTEAYWPEFRRVDFLRALRDYAARHRRFGV; this is translated from the coding sequence TTGGACGCCGTGGAGTTTCCGAGTCGGGTGCGTGGCTTTCCGTATCGCGTCTACGAGGCCCGGCTGGCCAAGCAGCTGGCAGGCAAGCAGCATCCCCGTCACGTTGCGGTGATGTGCGACGGCAATCGGCGCTGGGCCAGGGAAAACGGCTTCACCGACGTCAGCCACGGGCACCGGGTCGGAGCGCTGAAGATCGCCGAACTGGTGGGCTGGTGCGAGGCCGCGGGCATCGAGATGGTCACCGTCTACCTGCTGTCCACCGAGAACCTGCGCCGCGATCCGGAAGAGTTGGAGACGCTGTTCGAGGTGATCACCGACGTCGTCGAGGAACTGTCGGCGCCGGACCAGAACTGGAGCGTGCGGCTGGTCGGCTCGCTCGACGGCTTCCCGGAACTGATCGCCAAACGGTTGCGCACCGCCGCCGAACGCACCAGCGGACGCAACGGCGTACACGTCAACGTGGCGGTGGGCTACGGCGGCAGGCAGGAGATCACCGACGCGGTGCGCTCGCTGGTGCGCCAGGAGATCGCGGCCGGGGAGACCGGCGAGGACCTGGTGCAGTCGATCACCGTCAACGCGATCGGCCAGCACCTCTACACTTCCGGGCAACCCGATCCCGACCTCGTCATCCGCACCTCCGGCGAGCAGCGGCTGTCCGGGTTCCTGCTGTGGCAGAGCGCGTACTCGGAGATCTGGTTCACCGAGGCCTACTGGCCGGAGTTCCGCCGGGTGGATTTCCTGCGCGCGCTACGTGATTACGCCGCGCGGCACCGCCGGTTCGGGGTGTGA